From the genome of Nicotiana sylvestris chromosome 1, ASM39365v2, whole genome shotgun sequence:
TTTTGTCTATACTTCTTAAATCATGCTTCTCCCAAACACAAAACTAATATGGAGTTCTGTTTTAGTTAAAAAATTTCGAACAAGTATCATTGGAGTTTGAAGTAAGAAAATATACATTTCATAGAATAAAAAGCCTTGTAAACACTTACTAAGCAAAAGATAAGAGTTCTGATAGTCATTGAACCCTGtctaaatataataataatagccAACATTGTTTATCCCTTTCTTACCTGATATCAATTTCTCATGAATGTCATTTCTGTTATTTGATAAAAATTCCGCAGCAAAATGGCTTTCTTAAACCTGCAATACCAACTCTTACTTGTGAAAAATTTGTAGAAAAACTGTTATCATGTCAATATTAAAAATATCtcgaaagaaaggaaaaaggataTATGGTCATTAAATAGAGATACCAGATACATAAAATCTCACAAAACTTCATTAACAAAATGTGAGAACACAACCTTCACTAATACGGTAGAAGCAATAAATAATGGAGCTTTACCTTAAAATCATATGACTTATAAGTTTAATGCCACAAAAATTCATATAAAATATGAAAACTTACTCATAAGAATGAAATTGATCTTCTATAAATACCTAATAGAAGACTGGAAAAGCAACAGTATATAACTCAGAGGACATCTATTCCTTATCATAAACATCAGACAACGAAGCAATGACATGGCTCTAAAGACAACATTTCCCacattgtattgggaaaaatcaagTTAATATATTGAATTAATTATGTGATGACATGTCATAACACGTGGATCAGTAAAGGAATGACAGTTGGCGAAGAATAGTTGAAGAGATATGAGCTTTAACAGACACGGGCAAAGATCCAAGAAAATCAGAAGGAATGGGTGCTCGAACCTCTTCATAATTTGAAGAAGCATCAGAAGAATGAACCTAGATAGCAAAGAAGTTTAGATACGTATTATCTATAGTCAATGAGCATTAATTACAGGAAATATTATAGAATCTGTACTGAAcagttacgattgccaattataacgttacattaaatgtcattaatTGTCCATAATAACTCTATTATGGAAGGAAAGAAACatattacttagaaatagctataaaaggtgaGGAATGAACATCTGTAAGGGcacgaaatactattggaatacactgatttactttgctttttATCATGCTATTATTTACATCAATTATTCTTAtttctatttgattatcagtaactcgagttcttctaaaaacaggctttgaccgaaattcctatttttgGTTAAATAAATTGGTTCCGTTATCAGGAATATGATAATCTATTACTTTATAAATTGACCTTTTTTGTCAAAACAATCATGTCAAATGTCAATGACAACAATCAAGGAGACCGTCAATTCCAGGAGAATCAGCAAGGCGATGGAACCCCGGTCTCTTCCCCACGAAATTCTCCTCGACAATCTCGAGAAGGAACTCCTGATGGATATTAATCAAATGCGAACGATCAGTTTGAAAATAATGAGGCTATTAATGAAGCTTTGAAAAGGTTAATTGCTCAACAGGTTAGCAATGCTCTTGAGGCTTTTGCTAACCAGTTGCCAGCTGCATCGCCAACATCAACTCCAAACAACAACAGTTTAGAAAATCCTCGCCCAGGACTCGTTAATTCGGGCATTGAGGAACTCCTAGCAAATCTCGTGATGGAGGGTCACGTAACccaatcaattctgatttacaaaatttagtactaacattgcagaaacagctcaaggagcagagcgaccgcatagagcaaatatCTGGAGTACCGCCTGTAATCAAGGGAATAgatatggacaaatactcacaacaaccttggaagccaagtgaaGCTCCTCTACCAATTCCGAAGAAATTCAAGatgcccgatattccaaaatacgatggaacaactgatccacaAGATCACGTGACTGTAT
Proteins encoded in this window:
- the LOC138872560 gene encoding uncharacterized protein, with the translated sequence MSNVNDNNQGDRQFQENQQGDGTPVSNALEAFANQLPAASPTSTPNNNSLENPRPGLVNSGIEELLANLVMEGHKQLKEQSDRIEQISGVPPVIKGIDMDKYSQQPWKPSEAPLPIPKKFKMPDIPKYDGTTDPQDHVTVFTTDVKGNNLTKQEIESVLVKIFGETLTKGALTWYSLLPENSIDSFVELVDSFIKAHSGAQKVEKRMEDIFKIKQGDTKLLREFVNRFQRERMTLPRVLDNCAAIAFASNQNEKSSEATRSLKESLR